The proteins below are encoded in one region of Halichoerus grypus chromosome X, mHalGry1.hap1.1, whole genome shotgun sequence:
- the GLOD5 gene encoding glyoxalase domain-containing protein 5, with product MLCRLPSRQPARMWGRTSQKQSWRNSSQTLSPCLIHRLDRIVMTVKSIKDTTMFYSKILGMEVTTFKADRKALCFGDQKLNLHKVGKEFEPKAAHPVPGSVDICLITETPLEEVVQHLKACEVPIEEGLVPRTGAKGLIMSIYFRDPDGNLIEVSNYISS from the exons ATGCTATGCCGTCTGCCCTCCAGGCAGCCAGCCAGGATGTGGGGCAGAACTTCCCAGAAGCAG tcgTGGAGGAACAGCAGTCAGACTCTTTCACCATGCCTTATCCATAGGCTTGACCGTATTGTGATGACGGTAAAGAGTATCAAAGACACCACCATGTTTTATTCCAAGATCCTGGGCATGGAAGTCACAACTTTCAAG gctgacCGGAAAGCATTGTGTTTTGGAGACCAGAAATTGAACCTCCACAAGGTGGGAAAGGAATTTGAACCCAAAGCTGCTCACCCAGTTCCTGGCTCCGTGGACATATGCCTGATCACAGAGACACCTTTGGAGGAAGTGGTCCAGCACCTCAAA GCTTGTGAGGTTCCTATTGAGGAGGGTCTGGTCCCCAGAACAGGGGCGAAAGGACTCATTATGTCCATCTACTTCCGAGATCCTGATGGAAACCTGATTGAGGTGTCCAACTATATCTCCTCATGA